In Tachysurus fulvidraco isolate hzauxx_2018 chromosome 1, HZAU_PFXX_2.0, whole genome shotgun sequence, a single window of DNA contains:
- the LOC113650560 gene encoding ubiquitin carboxyl-terminal hydrolase 37-like isoform X1 produces the protein MSESGEESPKKKQGDAKKTFSRRTKTTPSVSATTSESTSQTSTEMCKSVEESRKQAFWRREKIEVHPAAITECSSESSEETPQLVPMRLFAGSSQVKNLKGNTKTQSSGTEKRAERKVIRVKPAPTPPEMKSKGVKEAEAQVGLPDLNMISAMKAEMKDTTSHGQAKKTAANKEISNELNVTKAKATMDNVRPSSILPTITEEKKPKILLESLFQTSEISNVMEDGQNMKLHNQAWKEERKQMNPNYWENRMKKVIQDLNELAVSSDAQTKKSEPDSYEFSSNMMPKKKKRRSMKTHSNAKSESPDVSELNSVHFCIPLHQMIPGGLPNFGSSCYINASLQCLLTADAFCKELACLLDNSNQNRDDTFLRCFVELWRVRKGFQAQYGMDKLLIDLINSAADNNPEFTVNKQNDAHEFLCYCLTQIEESGRMQDLQEDGSPVKNNFSFKMRNIITCSSCGSQKKNEVEVFNHLSLPLVHHSVDECLYQTVNKTTEVERKCTRCGAEHASSSWMFHTLPRFLIIQLNRFKMHKCHIVLKLNNPMDIQPELQIGNCLPQSDTPRSKNNKAEAREKGRKNTSERETETVTDEVGPTSTYQLISVLSHVGLSAEYGHYLCDCSSGRPEEWITYNDHLVTAITEEDVLRYRSSDAYVLLYERLSTG, from the exons ATGTCTGAGTCTGGTGAGGAATCCCCAAAGAAGAAGCAGGGTGATGCAAAGAAAACCTTCAGTAGG AGGACCAAGACAACTCCGTCAGTATCTGCGACAACTTCAGAAAG CACCTCACAGACGTCTACGGAGATGTGCAAGTCTGTTGAGGAATCCCGAAAGCAGGCCTTCTGGAGAAGA GAGAAAATCGAAGTGCATCCTGCAGCAATTACAGAATG CAGCTCAGAATCTTCAGAAGAGACCCCACAACTTGTCCCAATGAGACTGTTCGCGGGGTCCAGCCAAGTGAAAAACCTGAAGGGAAACACAAAGACCCAAAGCAGCGGCACTGAGAAAAGAGCAGAAAGGAAGGTGATCAGGGTGAAGCCAGCCCCAACACCTCCAGAGATGAAAAGTAAAGGGGTGAAAGAGGCCGAGGCACAGGTAGGTTTACCAGACTTAAATATGATCTCTGCAATGAAAGCAGAAATGAAGGACACAACATCTCATGGACAAGCTAAGAAGACTGCTGCAAATAAGGAGATCTCAAATGAGCTTAATGTGACAAAAGCAAAAGCGACGATGGACAATGTGAGGCCAAGCTCTATTCTCCCGACAatcacagaggaaaaaaagccaaaaatttTGTTAGAAAGCTTATTCCAGACCAGTGAAATAAGTAATGTAATGGAGGATGGGCAAAATATGAAGCTGCATAACCAAGCAtggaaggaggaaagaaagcAAATGAACCCAAACTACTGGGAGAACAGAATGAAAAAGGTCATCCAGGATCTGAACGAATTGGCCGTTTCTTCTGATGCACAAACGAAGAAAAGTGAACCCGATTCATATGAATTCAG TTCCAATATGATgccaaaaaagaagaaaaggcgCTCAATGAAAACTCACTCTAATGCAAAGAGCGAGAGTCCAGATGTTTCTGAACTAAACAGTGTTCATTTTTGCATCCCATTGCATCAAATGATCCCTGGCGG GTTGCCTAATTTTGGTAGCAGCTGCTACATTAATGCAAGTCTGCAGTGTCTGCTCACAGCTGATGCTTTCTGCAAAGAGCTCGCCTGCCTGCTGGACAATTCTAACCAGAACAGAGATGACACATTCCTCAG ATGTTTTGTTGAATTGTGGAGGGTGAGAAAGGGCTTTCAAGCTCAATATGGAATGGATAAACTCCTTATAGACCTCATTAATTCAGCTGCAGACAACAACCCTGAATTCACTGTCAACAAGCAGAAT gatgCCCATGAATTCCTCTGCTACTGTTTGACCCAAATTGAGGAGTCTGGGCGAATGCAGGATTTGCAAGAGGATGGAAGCCCAGTCAAGAACAATTTCTCGTTCAAGATGAGGAACATCATAACATGCTCCAG CTGTGGATCTCAGAAGAAAAATGAAGTGGAAGTGTTTAATCACCTCTCCCTGCCTCTAGTACACCACTCTGTGGACGAGTGCCTCTACCAAACAGTTAAT AAAACAACAGAGGTAGAGCGCAAGTGCACTAGGTGTGGAGCAGAACATGCCAGCTCAAGCTGGATGTTCCACACTCTGCCCAG GTTTCTGATTATTCAGCTGAACAGGTTCAAAATGCATAAATGTCACATAGTCCTCAAGCTGAATAATCCAATGGACATCCAACCTGAGCTGCAGATAGGAAACTGCCTTCCTCAATCAGACACACCCAGATCAA AGAACAACAAAGCTGAGGCCagagagaaaggcagaaaaaacacgagcgagagagagacagaaacagtgaCGGATGAA gTTGGACCAACCTCCACGTATCAGCTGATCAGTGTTCTGAGCCATGTGGGACTCTCAGCTGAATATG GACATTATCTGTGTGATTGTTCCAGTGGCAGGCCTGAAGAGTGGATAACCTACAATGACCATCTGGTTACTGCAATCACAGAGGAGGATGTTTTAAGGTACAGGTCGTCTGACGCCTACGTGCTCCTCTATGAGAGACTGAGCACTGGATGA
- the LOC113650560 gene encoding ubiquitin carboxyl-terminal hydrolase 37-like isoform X2: protein MSESGEESPKKKQGDAKKTFSRRTKTTPSVSATTSESTSQTSTEMCKSVEESRKQAFWRREKIEVHPAAITECSESSEETPQLVPMRLFAGSSQVKNLKGNTKTQSSGTEKRAERKVIRVKPAPTPPEMKSKGVKEAEAQVGLPDLNMISAMKAEMKDTTSHGQAKKTAANKEISNELNVTKAKATMDNVRPSSILPTITEEKKPKILLESLFQTSEISNVMEDGQNMKLHNQAWKEERKQMNPNYWENRMKKVIQDLNELAVSSDAQTKKSEPDSYEFSSNMMPKKKKRRSMKTHSNAKSESPDVSELNSVHFCIPLHQMIPGGLPNFGSSCYINASLQCLLTADAFCKELACLLDNSNQNRDDTFLRCFVELWRVRKGFQAQYGMDKLLIDLINSAADNNPEFTVNKQNDAHEFLCYCLTQIEESGRMQDLQEDGSPVKNNFSFKMRNIITCSSCGSQKKNEVEVFNHLSLPLVHHSVDECLYQTVNKTTEVERKCTRCGAEHASSSWMFHTLPRFLIIQLNRFKMHKCHIVLKLNNPMDIQPELQIGNCLPQSDTPRSKNNKAEAREKGRKNTSERETETVTDEVGPTSTYQLISVLSHVGLSAEYGHYLCDCSSGRPEEWITYNDHLVTAITEEDVLRYRSSDAYVLLYERLSTG, encoded by the exons ATGTCTGAGTCTGGTGAGGAATCCCCAAAGAAGAAGCAGGGTGATGCAAAGAAAACCTTCAGTAGG AGGACCAAGACAACTCCGTCAGTATCTGCGACAACTTCAGAAAG CACCTCACAGACGTCTACGGAGATGTGCAAGTCTGTTGAGGAATCCCGAAAGCAGGCCTTCTGGAGAAGA GAGAAAATCGAAGTGCATCCTGCAGCAATTACAGAATG CTCAGAATCTTCAGAAGAGACCCCACAACTTGTCCCAATGAGACTGTTCGCGGGGTCCAGCCAAGTGAAAAACCTGAAGGGAAACACAAAGACCCAAAGCAGCGGCACTGAGAAAAGAGCAGAAAGGAAGGTGATCAGGGTGAAGCCAGCCCCAACACCTCCAGAGATGAAAAGTAAAGGGGTGAAAGAGGCCGAGGCACAGGTAGGTTTACCAGACTTAAATATGATCTCTGCAATGAAAGCAGAAATGAAGGACACAACATCTCATGGACAAGCTAAGAAGACTGCTGCAAATAAGGAGATCTCAAATGAGCTTAATGTGACAAAAGCAAAAGCGACGATGGACAATGTGAGGCCAAGCTCTATTCTCCCGACAatcacagaggaaaaaaagccaaaaatttTGTTAGAAAGCTTATTCCAGACCAGTGAAATAAGTAATGTAATGGAGGATGGGCAAAATATGAAGCTGCATAACCAAGCAtggaaggaggaaagaaagcAAATGAACCCAAACTACTGGGAGAACAGAATGAAAAAGGTCATCCAGGATCTGAACGAATTGGCCGTTTCTTCTGATGCACAAACGAAGAAAAGTGAACCCGATTCATATGAATTCAG TTCCAATATGATgccaaaaaagaagaaaaggcgCTCAATGAAAACTCACTCTAATGCAAAGAGCGAGAGTCCAGATGTTTCTGAACTAAACAGTGTTCATTTTTGCATCCCATTGCATCAAATGATCCCTGGCGG GTTGCCTAATTTTGGTAGCAGCTGCTACATTAATGCAAGTCTGCAGTGTCTGCTCACAGCTGATGCTTTCTGCAAAGAGCTCGCCTGCCTGCTGGACAATTCTAACCAGAACAGAGATGACACATTCCTCAG ATGTTTTGTTGAATTGTGGAGGGTGAGAAAGGGCTTTCAAGCTCAATATGGAATGGATAAACTCCTTATAGACCTCATTAATTCAGCTGCAGACAACAACCCTGAATTCACTGTCAACAAGCAGAAT gatgCCCATGAATTCCTCTGCTACTGTTTGACCCAAATTGAGGAGTCTGGGCGAATGCAGGATTTGCAAGAGGATGGAAGCCCAGTCAAGAACAATTTCTCGTTCAAGATGAGGAACATCATAACATGCTCCAG CTGTGGATCTCAGAAGAAAAATGAAGTGGAAGTGTTTAATCACCTCTCCCTGCCTCTAGTACACCACTCTGTGGACGAGTGCCTCTACCAAACAGTTAAT AAAACAACAGAGGTAGAGCGCAAGTGCACTAGGTGTGGAGCAGAACATGCCAGCTCAAGCTGGATGTTCCACACTCTGCCCAG GTTTCTGATTATTCAGCTGAACAGGTTCAAAATGCATAAATGTCACATAGTCCTCAAGCTGAATAATCCAATGGACATCCAACCTGAGCTGCAGATAGGAAACTGCCTTCCTCAATCAGACACACCCAGATCAA AGAACAACAAAGCTGAGGCCagagagaaaggcagaaaaaacacgagcgagagagagacagaaacagtgaCGGATGAA gTTGGACCAACCTCCACGTATCAGCTGATCAGTGTTCTGAGCCATGTGGGACTCTCAGCTGAATATG GACATTATCTGTGTGATTGTTCCAGTGGCAGGCCTGAAGAGTGGATAACCTACAATGACCATCTGGTTACTGCAATCACAGAGGAGGATGTTTTAAGGTACAGGTCGTCTGACGCCTACGTGCTCCTCTATGAGAGACTGAGCACTGGATGA